The following are from one region of the Magallana gigas chromosome 6, xbMagGiga1.1, whole genome shotgun sequence genome:
- the LOC105336776 gene encoding serine-rich adhesin for platelets isoform X2 — protein MTDQGEKVKAASLPIEIQRKSKMEGSTTDSDFSDLDIQTFEKKPSTSSPPTRSNNSPYGSPHKRGYPPNVDNFSVDKFNSEQSPKKRNLNQYPFGPGKENLFNLNWTNSLSSRDSAIGGSLMSTLGSALTDTSSSYETNSESELSSSGHSVYGRYQKIDGSSGDSSEEEVLVLHRLPGENLGMILGIDSDPAHQTVRSVYVKTVTIGGAAYRATGSKKGIQEGDQILQINGTDLNILTHDECLTVLREMPLRVILKIRRGKKKVKTAVKLSPPLSLGSRGSFGDSPSPLIYSESSSYSESEEDDGKLEGFAQIHVEIDKHPNESLGLSVVPSYGSTRQYYQIKRLLPSGAAARSQQIRVGDRLVSCNGINLRNVSQSKCLSVLKSEGNSGDLELELLRPKENEEQLEISLKVSRKDSPLTLHSPSQQRKNFIADIPESDSDNEVVLNKFQYIDNTGVDRDLRPHNLRPNIPSEKLDNSDADQTKRNIKLKSTNSKMDEGGDSWNYAVPPPMEFSTYGPAVPPPAEFSEGQSPIFNQSNNGIPVTNIDEIINSYRPVVQSNDNYIPQADTDDTGFHAHENGSLNNSLTDFDGNLPGEEGLNVMDGFQGINNMNLEEDQGKNVEDNDNDVEPFIPPAPVNTEDLDFDTKHSNEDDDFIVPVKVQRQKHIPFESTVNVSSTGSSEIEEEHIVPSIEERRRIQPSATIKLEEKKYEELQPKPVPQPRVKPTIINVQHSPVPSSSATPEEPAVEEEMVSMEFKERQAGNESFLKKLGGEVEEEIVPVHVKRDQVKNVAKLAVITNMWSKSTSKSKDTASENNAEKKNLKSVINVLNSAPKQENSNKADNDKIDETKVVREEEKPEAKEQGIHKNIIKVEAPVSLDAENMNAIPEYVDTKSKNVDKKLDILDDKSPKLGSSSSEEIKATDTTLPPQTVTVNSTKVQVKTNEKENVSSTLATDLKDVPPSSSVASKATEESVPSSKPAEVSPPSPFKSSIGITKPTSLLSTIRSQNPSSATLKPLSSIKPIAVTSKTFSMGRPGGLSTSLSTGRHSLLSTIHGTSTSTKSTRSEEEPFLVSVLKGILGVGMKVSTTPEGFVKVDEIQSSGPIAKDGNIRVRDYLLSINNTELTGLPDSKIQQILRLLPRGIAKILVSVKPPPSDGAARPTNLSFGSSESTQSKHSPLSSPRTMSKTSSMSPAMSPRQPVASPLTPSSPKQPSTPTSKTPGEEPEVKVTINHDQHSPETKKTPPPVAPKPKHSMVPEQSKPGSHWGGGGYVSSAVGRSHSFGKKEPQTVESKPHIQPRKADYVSSARKTVHDKEEKEPIDTVVFASVDFNKMNANSRHSIGKPKEKNVPEPKMIPKGHVDYVSSASPAVPSTKTTSPKSKDISYSPYAYEEVSTKISPVSLNSALSPRRKSEDKFSFGATHPGNRTKEAEDIVVDNEEGKMVDEISAEHDKHPTVVMETKSLRAFLQKLDSSEKEASTPDLYSQNQNVVAENIAKDMLKTIEDGADNASFTYTTKTSANTSNDLLTNTNHGEQVVECMSVSLDASVACNDVVLDSPNPDSMAVDEVNVNTVASEGNNVNALLIQEPKSCTEQPSEDMDIVSECVNSEAVIGDSQEDLENIEIILNENSVDTCDSMPIDFLGGGFSQNKLTSMDNCTTQSRRQWVFCAGEQQFSSDAVNISAINSTLKAVAPLDLETLINQANEDLDSYGYGLDARLVIVAMNSSSLREGLGVRLSSVENGPLIVSGVMEGSLAEREGHIQLGDKFVSVDGVSASSLSPEAVMNEMEDSSSGHVIVLTRLEEDNEAPPPTPLAPPPTLPVSAPPDVPSEEPGPNVVEDEACSDFDGVVNDNENVELKVERPIENVDSDIKANETDFTVNGPENSVNSNELEKHESTLTPDSISVTIPDLAEVSSPQGSQDSGVDTQDSGVDTQDSGVDSPSALGTLSNIEDSDAKERPKVDIEEKQPLSNGDHNQVSSPISPLDSLGLLSTALSDDTDDDNAEKETFEVIMNKGVTGLGFLIEGGKASAKGDQPLTIKRIFKGGPAEKCGMLKVKDEILTVNNQDVTEMRHSEAWTHLKFLDEGPVHLLIRRKVQKSNE, from the exons ATGACTGATCAG gGTGAAAAAGTGAAGGCTGCATCTTTGCCGATAGAAATCCAGAGAAAATCCAAAATGGAGGGGAGTACAACAGATTCAGATTTCTCGGATCTTGACATCCAAACTTTTGAAAAGAAACCTTCCACATCCTCTCCTCCCACCAGATCAAACAACTCTCCTTATGGATCTCCCCACAAGAGAGGCTATCCCCCAAACGTGGATAATTTCAGTGTGGATAAATTTAACTCAGAACAAAGTCcgaagaaaagaaatttaaatcaatatccTTTTGGTCCAGGGAAAGAGAACTTGTTTAATCTGAACTGGACAAACTCGTTATCGTCTCGAGACAGTGCAATAGGGGGCTCATTGATGAGTACCCTTGGTTCAGCTCTCACTGATACCTCAAGCTCATATGAGACAAACTCAGAATCTGAGCTCAGTTCATCTGGTCACAGTGTATATGGGAGGTACCAGAAAATAGATGGCTCGTCTGGCGATTCTAGCGAAGAGGAAGTTCTGGTTTTGCACCGATTACCGGGTGAAAATCTCGGGATGATTCTGGGAATAGACAGTGATCCGGCACATCAGACAGTCCGATCTGTTTATGTGAAAACAGTGACAATAGGGGGAGCTGCATACAGAGCAACGGGCAGCAAGAAGGGAATACAAGAGGGTGACCAAATCCTCCAAATCAATGGAACAGACTTAAACATCTTGACTCATGATGAATGTTTGACTGTGCTGAGGGAAATGCCTCTCAGAGTCATCCTTAAGATTCGCAGAGGGAAAAAGAAGGTAAAGACAGCTGTAAAGCTCTCTCCTCCCCTGTCCTTGGGCAGCAGGGGAAGTTTTGGGGATAGTCCGAGTCCCCTGATTTATTCTGAATCATCTAGTTATTCTGAGAGTGAGGAAGATGATGGCAAACTGGAAGGGTTCGCTCAGATCCATGTGGAAATTGACAAACATCCCAATGAGAGTCTTGGTCTATCTGTTGTCCCGAGCTATGGATCCACAAGACAGTATTATCAG ataaAGCGACTTTTGCCCAGTGGAGCTGCAGCTCGAAGTCAACAGATTCGTGTGGGAGACCGCTTAGTGTCCTGTAATGGGATTAATCTACGTAATGTGTCACAGTCCAAATGTCTTTCAGTTTTGAAATCGGAAGGCAATTCTGGTGATTTAGAATTAGAACTTCTCAGACCCAAGGAGAATGAGGAACAGTTGGAGATTTCTCTGAAGGTTTCCCGCAAGGACTCACCTCTGACCTTACACTCGCCCAGTCAACAGAGGAAGAATTTCATAGCAGACATACCGGAGTCCGACTCGGATAATGAAGTTGTGCTCAATAAATTTCAGTACATTGATAACACTGGAGTCGATAGAGATCTGAGGCCACATAACCTTAGACCCAACATTCCGAGTGAAAAGTTAGATAATAGTGACGCTGATCAGACTAAACGAAacatcaaattaaaatcaacaaattcCAAAATGGATGAAGGGGGGGATTCTTGGAATTACGCTGTTCCTCCACCCATGGAGTTTTCCACCTATGGGCCTGCAGTGCCCCCACCTGCTGAGTTCTCAGAGGGACAAAGCCCAATATTTAACCAATCAAACAATGGAATTCCTgtcacaaatattgatgaaatcattaattcCTACAGACCAGTAGTCCAAAGTAATGATAACTACATTCCACAAGCAGACACAGATGACACAGGATTTCATGCTCATGAAAATGGCTCCTTGAACAATTCTCTTACTGATTTTGATGGCAACTTACCAGGGGAGGAGGGATTAAATGTGATGGATGGTTTTCAGGGAATTAACAACATGAACTTGGAAGAAGATCAGGGTAAGAATGTTGAGGATAATGACAATGATGTAGAACCTTTCATTCCCCCTGCCCCTGTCAATACTGAAGACCTTGATTTTGATACCAAACATTCCAATGAAGATGATGACTTTATTGTCCCTGTCAAAGTGCAAAGACAGAAGCACATTCCATTTGAATCCACAGTCAATGTTTCATCTACTGGCTCATCGGAAATTGAGGAAGAGCATATAGTTCCCTCAATTGAAGAGCGCAGGAGAATTCAACCATCTGCTACCATAAAATTAGAGGAGAAAAAATATGAGGAGCTACAACCAAAACCAGTACCCCAACCCAGAGTCAAACCAACCATTATCAATGTTCAACATAGTCCAGTTCCATCAAGCTCAGCCACGCCCGAAGAGCCAGCTGTGGAGGAAGAAATGGTCAGCATGGAGTTCAAAGAGAGGCAAGCAGGAAATGAAAGTTTTCTTAAGAAATTAGGAGGTGAGGTGGAGGAAGAAATAGTTCCAGTGCATGTGAAGAGAGACCAGGTGAAGAATGTAGCAAAACTTGCTGTCATCACAAATATGTGGTCAAAATCTACCAGCAAAAGCAAGGATACAGCTAGTGAAAATAatgctgagaaaaaaaatctaaagagTGTGATCAATGTTTTGAACTCTGCACCAAAGCAAGAGAACTCAAACAAAGctgataatgataaaattgaTGAGACTAAAGTTGTCAGGGAGGAAGAGAAACCTGAAGCAAAAGAACAAGGTAttcacaaaaatattataaaagtgGAAGCTCCTGTTTCTTTGGATGCtgaaaatatgaatgcaataCCTGAATATGTGGATACCAAGTCCAAAAATGTAGATAAAAAGCTTGATATTTTGGATGATAAATCTCCAAAACTTGGCTCTAGTTCTTCTGAAGAAATTAAAGCAACTGACACTACATTACCCCCACAGACTGTTACAGTTAATAGTACTAAAGTGCAGGTCAAGACTAACGAAAAAGAAAATGTCTCATCTACATTAGCTACAGATTTAAAAGATGTGCCTCCATCTTCCTCAGTAGCAAGTAAAGCAACAGAAGAAAGTGTTCCTTCTTCCAAACCTGCAGAGGTTTCTCCACCATCCCCATTCAAATCATCCATAGGAATCACAAAACCAACCAGCCTTCTGAGTACCATAAGGTCACAAAACCCTTCCTCGGCAACGCTGAAGCCTCTGTCCTCCATCAAACCCATTGCTGTAACTTCCAAGACGTTTTCTATGGGTAGGCCCGGGGGTCTCTCCACCTCGTTGTCCACCGGTCGTCACTCACTCCTCTCCACAATCCATGGGACCTCCACTTCTACAAAGAGCACCCGCTCGGAGGAGGAGCCATTTTTAGTCAGCGTACTAAAGGGAATCCTGGGTGTAGGGATGAAAGTGAGTACTACACCAGAAGGATTTGTCAAAGTGGATGAGATTCAGTCTAGTGGACCCATTGCCAAGGATGGCAATATTAG AGTTCGTGACTATTTGCTGTCGATAAATAATACAGAGCTGACTGGACTGCCTGACAGCAAGATTCAACAAATACTCAGACTTCTCCCCAGGGGCATTGCCAAAATCCTAGTATCTGTCAAACCTCCCCCCTCAG ATGGAGCAGCTAGACCGACCAATCTTAGTTTTGGCAGTAGTGAGTCTACCCAATCCAAGCACTCCCCGCTGTCTTCTCCTCGGACAATGTCAAAGACATCCTCCATGTCTCCTGCCATGTCTCCAAGGCAACCAGTGGCATCTCCACTGACTCCATCATCCCCCAAGCAGCCATCTACACCAACCTCCAAGACACCTGGGGAAGAACCAGAAGTAAAGGTGACCATCAACCATGACCAGCACTCACCAGAGACCAAGAAGACACCCCCTCCAGTGGCCCCCAAGCCCAAACATTCCATGGTGCCTGAGCAAAGCAAGCCTGGCTCTCACTGGGGAGGAGGGGGATATGTCAGCTCTGCAGTGGGAAGGTCCCACTCCTTTGGGAAGAAGGAACCCCAAACAGTTGAGAGCAAGCCTCATATACAGCCAAGGAAAGCAGACTATGTGTCCTCTGCCAGAAAAACAGTTCATGATAAGGAAGAAAAAGAACCAATTGATACTGTGGTCTTTGCTTCTGtggattttaacaaaatgaatgcTAATTCAAGGCATTCAATTGGAAAGCCAAAGGAAAAGAATGTTCCAGAGCCAAAGATGATTCCTAAAGGACATGTTGACTATGTGTCCTCAGCCAGTCCTGCAGTGCCCTCAACAAAAACCACATCACCAAAATCGAAGGATATTTCATACTCACCTTATGCATATGAAGAAGTTTCCACCAAAATCTCTCCTGTGAGTCTGAACTCTGCATTGAGTCCTCGACGAAAGAGTGAAGATAAGTTTTCATTTGGAGCTACACATCCTGGTAACAGGACAAAAG AAGCCGAGGACATCGTGGTGGACAATGAAGAAGGTAAGATGGTAGATGAAATATCAGCAGAGCATGACAAACACCCCACAGTGGTAATGGAAACAAAGAGCTTACGTGCTTTCTTACAAAAACTGGACTCTTCTGAAAAGGAGGCCTCCACACCTGACTTATACTCACAGAATCAAAATGTTGTAGCTGAAAACATTGCTAAAGACATGCTTAAGACAATAGAAGATGGTGCTGACAATGCTAGCTTTACATACACTACTAAAACATCTGCAAATACATCCAATGACTTACTTACTAATACAAACCATGGTGAACAGGTTGTTGAATGCATGTCTGTATCCCTTGATGCTTCTGTTGCATGTAATGATGTTGTGTTGGATTCACCCAATCCAGATAGCATGGCTGTGGATGAGGTAAATGTGAATACTGTAGCTTCAGAAGGAAATAATGTTAATGCTCTCTTAATTCAGGAACCAAAATCGTGTACAGAACAACCAAGTGAAGACATGGACATTGTGAGTGAATGTGTAAATAGTGAGGCTGTCATTGGAGATTCTCAGGAAGATTTGGAAAATATCGAAATTATCTTAAATGAAAACAGTGTGGACACCTGTGATTCAATGCCTATAGACTTTCTAGGGGGTGGTTTTTCTCAAAACAAATTGACTTCTATGGATAATTGTACAACTCAAAGCAGGAGACAGTGGGTCTTTTGTGCAGGAGAACAACAGTTCAGTTCCGATGCTGTGAATATCAGTGCTATCAATTCCACTCTTAAAGCTGTGGCACCACTGGATCTGGAAACTTTGATAAACCAGGCCAATGAGGATTTAGATTCCTATGGATACGGGTTGGATGCCAGGCTTGTTATTGTGGCAATGAATAGCAGTTCCTTAAGGGAGGGACTTGGGGTGCGACTCTCATCTGTGGAGAATGGGCCTTTAATA GTTTCAGGAGTGATGGAGGGTAGCCTAGCAGAGAGGGAAGGTCACATTCAGTTAGGAGACAAATTTGTTTCTGTGGACGGTGTTTCGGCATCGTCTCTTTCCCCGGAGGCTGTGATGAATGAAATGGAGGACTCTTCCTCTGGCCATGTCATTGTACTCACCAGGTTAGAGGAGGATAATGAGGCCCCTCCCCCTACCCCTCTAGCTCCTCCCCCAACCCTGCCTGTCTCAGCACCCCCTGATGTACCCTCTGAAGAGCCGGGACCCAATGTGGTGGAAGACGAAGCATGCAGTGACTTTGATGGTGTTGTCAATGACAATGAAAATGTTGAGTTGAAAGTGGAGAGACCTATTGAAAATGTGGACAGTGATATTAAAGCCAACGAGACAGATTTCACTGTGAATGGTCCAGAaaatagtgtaaattctaatgaACTTGAAAAGCATGAAAGTACCCTCACCCCAGATTCCATTAGTGTCACCATTCCAGACCTAGCTGAAGTGTCAAGCCCTCAGGGCTCTCAAGACTCAGGGGTGGACACTCAGGACTCAGGGGTGGATACTCAGGACTCGGGGGTGGACAGTCCAAGTGCTCTAGGTACCCTGTCAAACATTGAAGACTCTGATGCCAAGGAGAGACCCAAGGTGGATATTGAAGAGAAGCAGCCATTGTCTAATGGGGATCATAATCAAG TGTCTTCGCCTATCTCTCCCCTCGATAGCCTTGGGCTTCTGTCTACAGCTCTTTCCGATGATACTGATGACGACAATgcagaaaaagaaacatttgaaGTTATAATGAACAAAGGTGTGACTGGGTTAGGGTTCCTGATAGAGGGAGGAAAAGCCTCGGCCAAAGGAGACCAACCTCTCACCATAAAGAGGATCTTTAAAG gTGGCCCAGCAGAGAAATGTGGCATGCTGAAGGTCAAGGACGAGATTTTGACGGTCAACAATCAGGATGTCACGGAAATGCGACATTCCGAAGCCTGGACTCACCTAAAGTTCCTGGATGAGGGACCAGTTCATTTACTGATTCGCCGGAAAGTCCAAAAAAGCAACGAGTGA